AGCGTGATGACCTGGGAGCTCACCTCTTTCAGGGCGGCTTCGGTGTAGTCGACGACGTGGATGCCGCGCAAAAACGTCTGCACCGACAGCCCGCTGGCGTGGCGCGCCGACCCGGCGGTCGGTAGCACATGGTTGGAGCCCGCGCAGTAGTCGCCGAGGCTGACCGGCGCGTAGGGTCCAACGAAAATCGCTCCGGCGGAACGGATTCGGTTTGCCACCGCGGCGGCGTCTGCGGTCTGGATCTCCAGGTGTTCCGCGGCGTAGGCGTTGACCACCGCGACCCCGGCGGCGAGGTCGTCGACGAGCACGATCGCCGACTGCGTGCCGGTCAGCGCCGCGCGCACCCGGTCGTGGTGCACGGTGGTCGCCAGCTGGCGCGCCACCTCGGCGTCGACGGCGTCGGCCAGGGTCGGGCTCGCGGTGACCAGCACCGCGGCGGCCATCTCGTCGTGCTCGCCCTGGCTGATCAGATCCGCGGCGACGTGGACCGGGTCGGCGGTGTCGTCGGCGAGGACGGCGATCTCGGTGGGGCCGGCCTCGGCGTCGATGCCCACCCGCGAGCGGCACACCCGTTTGGCGGCGGTGACGTAGAGGTTGCCCGGGCCGGTGATCATGTCCACCGGCGCCAGTGCGGTCCCGTCGGTGTCGGTGCCGCCGTAGGCGAGCAGGGCCACCGCCTGCGCGCCGCCGACCGCCCACACTTCGTCGACGCCGAGCAGGGCGGCCGCGGCCAGGATGGTCGGATGCGGCAGACCGCCGAAGCGCGCCTGCGGCGGGCTGGCCACCACCAGCGAGGGCACCCCGGCGAGTTGGGCGGGCACCACGTTCATCACCACGCTGGACGGGTAGACGGCGTTGCCGCCGGGCACGTAGAGCCCCACCCGGTCCACCGGCACCCACCGCTGGGTCACCGTCGCCCCGGCGGCCACCGTGGTGGTGGCGTCGGTGCGCCGCTGGTCGGCGTGCACCGTGCGCGCCCGGTCGATGGCCAGTTGCAGGGCGGCGCGCACCTGCGGGTCGAGCGCGCCGAGCGCGTCGGTGAGTGCGGCGCCGGGGACCCGCACCGCGGCGGGCCGGACCCGATCGAACGCCGCGCCGTAGTCCAGCGCCGCGGCGGCGCCGCGCTCGGCCACCGCCGCGACGATCGGCGCGACATCGTCGAGCACGGCGTCGGTGTCGACTCCGCCGCGCGGCAGCACGGTGCGCAGCGCCGCGGCGGTGAGGTCGGCGCCGCGCAGGTCGAGGCGGGCCATCAGTTCAGCGGTCACGTCGCCCATTGTCCCAGAGCAGCTCAACCGAGTTTTGCCGGTGCGCCACCACGGCCGCCGCCGCCACCGGGGACGGTAGAGTTGACCGCACCCGACCTCGGTGAACGGAGCCGTCATGTCCGACAAGCAGAACCCCGCCAGCGCCTCCGGGATGCCGGTGATCTTCCCCCCGTGGTTGGACCGGCTGCAGATCAAATACATGAACCCGTGGATGCGTCCGCTGTCGCGGTACCTGCCCGGCGCGTCGGTGATCAAGCATCGGGGCCGCAAATCCGGCAAGCCCTACGAGACGGTGGTGACCACCTACCGCAAGGGCAACCAGCTGGCGATCGCGCTGGGACACGGCAAGGCCGACTGGGTCAAAAACGTGCTGGCCGCCGGTGAGGC
This sequence is a window from Mycolicibacillus parakoreensis. Protein-coding genes within it:
- a CDS encoding nitroreductase family deazaflavin-dependent oxidoreductase, producing MSDKQNPASASGMPVIFPPWLDRLQIKYMNPWMRPLSRYLPGASVIKHRGRKSGKPYETVVTTYRKGNQLAIALGHGKADWVKNVLAAGEADVRLFRNEIHITHPRVIPAGAPAGKDLPWAVRLQGKRVAVLVADIDS
- the hisD gene encoding histidinol dehydrogenase, whose amino-acid sequence is MMARLDLRGADLTAAALRTVLPRGGVDTDAVLDDVAPIVAAVAERGAAAALDYGAAFDRVRPAAVRVPGAALTDALGALDPQVRAALQLAIDRARTVHADQRRTDATTTVAAGATVTQRWVPVDRVGLYVPGGNAVYPSSVVMNVVPAQLAGVPSLVVASPPQARFGGLPHPTILAAAALLGVDEVWAVGGAQAVALLAYGGTDTDGTALAPVDMITGPGNLYVTAAKRVCRSRVGIDAEAGPTEIAVLADDTADPVHVAADLISQGEHDEMAAAVLVTASPTLADAVDAEVARQLATTVHHDRVRAALTGTQSAIVLVDDLAAGVAVVNAYAAEHLEIQTADAAAVANRIRSAGAIFVGPYAPVSLGDYCAGSNHVLPTAGSARHASGLSVQTFLRGIHVVDYTEAALKEVSSQVITLANSEDLPAHGEAVRRRFQDGPR